A region of the Arachis hypogaea cultivar Tifrunner chromosome 15, arahy.Tifrunner.gnm2.J5K5, whole genome shotgun sequence genome:
TAAAGAACAGGGCTTAGCTCTACTTTCTTGACTAGCTCATCAAATAAGTTTATGGCATGTCCAATCTGGTCAGCCTTACAGTATCCTTCTAATATAAGTGCATATGTATAGACATTTGGAACCAAGCCACACCCTTCAGCTTCATCCAAAACCTTATTAACCTCATCCATTTTTCCCATATCAGCCAATCCCTTCATTAAGAAATTGTAGGTATACATATCAGATTGAAATCCTTGCTCATTCATCTCTTCCTTTAGCACAAAAGCTTCATCGATATGACCCGCTTTGCAAAAGCCAAATATAAGTGTGTTGAAAGAGATCCTATCTGGTACCAAGCCCCACTGAATCATCTCTCTGAATAATGTGATGGCCTCCTCTGTGTTCCCTTGTTCACAAAATCCATGAAGAAGAGCATTTGAGGTAGCCGTATTTGCTGAAAGGCCTCTCTTTGCAAGGCCAAACCAAAGTTCAGTTGCCTCTGCATGTTTTCCACATCTACAAAGTCCACAGACCAAAGGGGTCAGCAAGCTATCACTGGTCTTGACATTCCTCAACAGCAGCTGTCTTACAATTTTGAGAGCTGCATCAAATCTGGATTTACCAAATAACCAATGAATAACATAAGAACACGCATCCTGGTTAACAGCTAACCCATGCGATAAAATGTGCTCTACTTGTTTCTCAGCTTGCTCCATTTGATTACTCCTACAATATCCTTGTAACAGAGTATTAAGAGTAACATCATTGGGAATTATCCCATTGGATAACATCTCATCCCTGATCCTTAGTGCCTCGCTCATATTCTTGTTCCTGCAGTACCCATCAATCATTGTATTATAAACAAACTCATTAGGGGCAATTCCCCTGCTGCGCATTTCTAAAAAAACACAATGTGCCTCATCAAACTTCTCCAACTTCACCAAACCATTAATAAGGGCACAGTAAGTTACGACAGATGGTCTTACTTTGCTTTCTAACATTCTCTCCTTAAATCTCAAGGCCTCTTCGATCCTTCCACTCTTGCACAACCCATCAATCACGTTATTATAAGTCACCACATTAGGCGAAACACCTAACTCCTTCATTCTTAGAAACAACCCAACGGCATCATCAACCCTCCCTCCCTTACAAAAACCATTAACAGCAGTACTTATCGTGTAAACATCTGGCGAACCGCATCGACAAACAGCCTCGAAAACCTCAAAGCTCTTCTCAAGCTCATTATTCTTCACTAAAGAGCTAAGCAAGAAATTGCAGGACTTAGTAGAAGGAAGAATACCTTCCTTCTCGAACAACCAGAATGCATCAAAAGCAACACCAACACCTAAATTCTTAAACTGAGAACAGAGAGTATGAATCAACAAGTCCAATTCACCATATCTCATACCAGTAGCTGCATTAAGCTCCAACATAGAAGCTGCAATCTCGATTGGTCCGTTGCGGCGGTTTTCGAACAGAGCAGGTGCTCTCCCATCGATCAAACTTCCGAGAATCGATCTCGCACGAGGCAAGAAATTCGAAGCGAGAAGCATACGGAGCAAGACGCAGTAAGACCGAACGGTGAAAGCGAAACCGAAGCATTTGGACGCGAAGTTGAAGAAACGAAAAGTGGTGAGGACGTCgaggttgtggtggtggtggtgattatTTCGGGCGGTGGTGGCGATGTgagtagagaagaaga
Encoded here:
- the LOC112747559 gene encoding uncharacterized protein; the protein is MSPAESLPIFTKSQASFVATFLPFNGLFTSAAASSSSSLKRIALLKPHPMRSTTTTLTRRTTLPLAQPSPLFTRRRLTTPPSSSPSLPPRHHKNPPLHASDSSSPLTSLPSILSSKLLDSSKCKSLIPRLSPHDFDRFFFSTHIATTARNNHHHHHNLDVLTTFRFFNFASKCFGFAFTVRSYCVLLRMLLASNFLPRARSILGSLIDGRAPALFENRRNGPIEIAASMLELNAATGMRYGELDLLIHTLCSQFKNLGVGVAFDAFWLFEKEGILPSTKSCNFLLSSLVKNNELEKSFEVFEAVCRCGSPDVYTISTAVNGFCKGGRVDDAVGLFLRMKELGVSPNVVTYNNVIDGLCKSGRIEEALRFKERMLESKVRPSVVTYCALINGLVKLEKFDEAHCVFLEMRSRGIAPNEFVYNTMIDGYCRNKNMSEALRIRDEMLSNGIIPNDVTLNTLLQGYCRSNQMEQAEKQVEHILSHGLAVNQDACSYVIHWLFGKSRFDAALKIVRQLLLRNVKTSDSLLTPLVCGLCRCGKHAEATELWFGLAKRGLSANTATSNALLHGFCEQGNTEEAITLFREMIQWGLVPDRISFNTLIFGFCKAGHIDEAFVLKEEMNEQGFQSDMYTYNFLMKGLADMGKMDEVNKVLDEAEGCGLVPNVYTYALILEGYCKADQIGHAINLFDELVKKVELSPVLYNILIAAYCRVGNVEEAFKLRDAMKSRGILRTCSTYSSLIYGRCKLGLVEKAKEIFEEIRNEGLLPNVFCYTALIGGYCKLGKMDKAGNILLEMSLNDIQPNRITYTILIDGYCKLGNMKEANKLLNEMIANGITPDDVTRKVLKNGNCKERKLHGALQLRDHLSSRGEPLDEITYSTLVQGLHSPTAISNQK